The stretch of DNA CATGGATCTGCATCCACTATAGCATGATTTGGATTGATAACGATGCAATGTGTTATTGGAATTAGCATCTCCCTATCAGAAGCTCAAAGCTGATAATGAAATGGTAGTAGGCACTGACTAGATCCAACTATTTCCATTTGGTATTGGAAAGGAAAAACTGAAAGCATCATGTCTCATGCATGACAACCATACTAGATGTGTATCTCACCAAAGTAATGATATGTCTCTTTTGAATGTAGCAACTATTGGATGATAGCTACATCTTCTATGCATGATTCACTCTTTAAGGACTTGCTTGGAAACTAGATTGACATGTTTGTGTGCTTTCTTGTAGGTGAAATGTAATGAGATGGGATTGGATTCATATTCCTTCTTGCCATTTGATTGATTATTATGAGATACAGGAGGAAACAAAAGGAGTCATCATGCATCGGACTCTATCcttttcaataaaatattttatcattttttcgTTGATCTAAACTTTTTTTCCCACATccccataaaattttattcactgttttattttttgacattGTCAAACTGGTTTATACACATAACAGTGAAGAACATATATGATAAGTTAGATATACATTCAtcttagttaaaaaatattgtacgTTATCAAACTTTTTTTGTGTATAATTTGACAACAGATCAATAGGTTTCAATCATGTATTTGcttataattttcatatataattttttttaatatgtactCTATCAATTTgtaaaacttcaaaaatattttgatatcgAATCTTATATGTTTTGTCAATTAATGACAAGTTGTTTATCTTTACAAACACTACAAAGTCAAAAGAATAGATCACTTCATGCCCAATGTAAAAGATTTTAAGAACTGAACCTTCGTTGTGCCATTAATTAAAACTTTATTGTAAACTTTGTGGGCTCTCTAGTTTTGGGGCACTGAGCGGTCGCTCACCACACTCGTGGTCTTTGATGGGTCTGGAATGGAGAATCTAATTTTCTTTATCAGATGATGTCCTTTTTCATGTCatttaaatatcaaaaaagaaatttcaaaTATCATCTATTAgcttttcatttaaaaaaactttcataACAACGAGACATCCTCCTACTCCCGGTAGTAGATAAAGGACAACTTCATTAgtcttatataaaaatctacATACAACTAATCTTGACCGCACAAAATTGATCGGACGGATATATCATCCTAAATTCCTAATCCGAGAGGACAGGAGGGTTTGATGTTAAATACAAGGTATTGATAAGGTCAAAAAATGCCTCAAACACATCCACGTGATCCTACACCTGGCCCTTGTCCGAGTCAAACATTGGTGAAATTAGATCACAGTTTAAATGAACATATCATCAAAAGAACAACGAGACTTCACTATTTGCATGCTCTTTTTGCTGGGACATGTTTTGATGATGCCTCATCACACTCAATTGTTTCATATAATCAAATGGTAGGTGAAAAATGTCAAGGTCACATTTCTGGTAGGGATGCCGCATAGTTCATGCATGATTTCAATCAGTTGATTCAAAGCAGAATATGTATAGAGGGTGTTATCTAAGTCAAGTGATAATCATGTATTGAGACTGTTACATGAATGTTATGTTTTGGTCATGTGGGGTATAACATGGGAAACAACAAAACTAGTACATGTATGAACAGTTATAGAGCTAGTGGGTTGGATTTATCTCAGTGTTACTACCAATAAAGTTGAACTCAATATCAGTGAAATATCATCCCATCCCATGTATTCTTGAACCCCACACTCTAATAAGTGGGCTCGCCAAATGAATAAGATTGACTTTCAATATCATGCTAATCTCTTGTTGATATGTTATTGCTTATAAACTCTATCCTAATAATCTCATGTTACTATGCTAGTACTGCCAAATTGTCAGTGATGTAATGATGTGAttggaattattttttatttaataattatttgagTACTAAATGTAAGGTTATTAACATATCAatcaaatatatctttttgCTCATCTTTTGTTGTTATGCTAATACTATCAAATTGGTAGTGATGAATAATGTTATTGGTAGATGATTGcgattatgttttatttaataattgttTGAGTATTGAATGCATGGTAATTAACATGTCACGATGAAGAGGAGACACGAGTCTCTCCTCACAATTAGTAAAGCTATAAATACACCTATTTCTTTATACTCCAAATtgtatttcatattatatttaattagttcTCCAAACACACCAGATTAAAAGAATTACATTTAATCGGTTTTCAGCCCACACTAAAATAGGAGTGAATAGTATGTAACCGATCACACTTTCGATCGTAAAGTGAAGAGGTTTAAAAGACACACTGAAAAGGGCATCTCCACAAGACGGTGaaaagaataatatttatgCTATTCTCTAAACAATCAATTAACACTAGATTCTGATTCCtggtcaagaaaaaaaacactagaTTCTGATTAAAATGAAAAGTCAAATACTATATAGCGCAGCAATCTAATCATCCACAGAAAACAATATTCTTTGAGCATGAATTAGTACAGGTgagccttgtttagttctctcTACAATCTGTTGGATGAGCATCTTACTATCCTGGTCATCGTCATCTTCAGATTCATCTTCATCATCTCCGTCGCTCTCTCGAGTTCTGTTAGGCTCTTCACTCTTCAAAATTTGCTCCCAAGTGGGCACCTTTTTCAGTTTCCTAGCACTGCCATCCTCCATGCCCCAGATCAAACTGCGGTCCACTGAGTACTCCTCATGAACCTGAGGCTTCCCGTTGGTACTTGTAGTGCAAGGGGAGTCAGCAATTCTCATGAATTCCTCATAAGCTTCATCGTAAGCTTCCAGCGCATCTCCGGCAAGGTTTAGACAGAACGGTTCTGCCAAGGAGTTGGTTTCTTGTATATACACTGGACTTTCCTGGTTGGGAGAACCAGAGTTGCTGTCTGAGCAGGTTCTTTCACACAAGATCTGCTCAGTGGCCACCACTTGCACCTCTGTCTGCTTCTCACTCTGCGCAAGTGCTGTCTCAAGTTCCTTGATTCGCTCCTCAAGTCTCTGTTGGATTACCTTGTGGAGACGGATGCTGAGATCTCTAGGTGAGACAGGATAGTTTGCATCATGTGTGCAATCTGGGGAGCTTTCTCTACTATCCCTGCCATGGTCGCTCTCACTACTGTAATCAGTGAGGTCACGACGGGCCATATCAATCTTCAATTCTCCTTGGACAATATCTCCAATGAGATCTTGGTCAACCTAGAAAAGTGGACTTCTATTCAGTAGGCTTGTAGAAAGTAGCCAGATTCAGATATCATGAATAATGTTTCAGTATAACATTATTACCTCACTGAAGTCAAATGTTTGTTCTTCTAAGCATTTTGAAGTTATATTTAACTCCAGTCTTGCGAGCTCAGCTTCAAGTTCTTCTTCAATTTTGCTCATGGGCCCCGAATCAATTAAATGAGCTTTGCTCTCGTCATCTATCatcagtagaaaaaaattaacagagCAGTACAAGTTTTTCAGTTTGCGTTTGTACAAGGAAGTTCTTTATTTTGATAGTTGCTACTTTACCAGCATGTTCAACAGACACTTCATTAGGTAGTTCCTTCACAGTTAAACCATCTCTCATTTCCAGCTCATCGTGCAGATCTTGAACCAAGTTCTCCATTCGTTTCAGGGTGCTCTTTAATGTATCAAGCTCATTCTTGTTTGATAGAATGGATGATATAATACCAATACTGACTCCGGTAGAGAAGATCCGCAGTCGATCAATTAAACCTGCAGATCAAATGTGCATTTAGCTGTGATGCATACTTCAAAAGAGGGGAAGCCCCAACAGCAGCAATCCAGTATTCCAGTAAATAGGCATTGCATTCATATGGAAACATCATAATCCAAAATAAGATGGAGATAATTAATAGGCTTTACTTAGGtttgagaaagagaaagaggctATCAGAAGATACCAACACCCACACAATCATGTTGACCAATAAGGGACTGAAGGATAAAGAGGACAGTAATGAGTAATCTCTTCAAAATTAGCCCCAGCAGTTAAGATCTCTAGTTCTCAGAGTATGAAATTATGAACACAGATTAAGCAAGTTTTGAAATAATCATCACAATATTTTAAACCACTGAGAACATTGTTAAATATTGGGAACTGACTTCAGAAGAGTTGGGCATAGACAAGGCACATGGTTGTTGAACAAGTTCAACAAAATGTAACAATGAAAGATTTCCAGTATAGCATCTGGGAATAGATGTAATTGTTGAGCAGTGAGCATCTACTCAAATGATAGATGTAAATTTCCTATCCCATGTGGTCAAGCCAAGAAGCAAAGTACAAAGGACTTGGTGCTCAGAAAACTACTGAAAATCATAGCCCACACTCTAATATGTACCATAGTCTAATTGTAtggttttgtttctatttattttaagataaatgTAATCGCAGATCTCATCTGAAAAATAGTTCATTGCAATGCCTAACCTAACTGAACTATTGAAGTGGTGAATATGTTGAACACACAATTTCAGGAAGCACGCTTATTGTGGCATGTCAGAGCATGTGAGGATCAACTACAAGGAACAATATTCTTGACTTACTTTGATCCAATGGATTGTATCTAGGATTCTAGGTGACAGAAAAACATGTCAGAGGCAGACTGTTTAGAACATGAACTTCTGTGCTATAATTCTATTGAAATAATTGAATCAAGATGCTCAAATTACCTGTAGGCTTTGATGGTTTAGTAGTCTGAATGCCAGACAAGTCCATCGTGGCATTCTGAAATCCCTGCCTCGCCCTTTTTGATTTCTTCAGCTCAGGCAGAGAAGTGATCCCAATTACACTTTCTGGAATTTTTGAGATGTTTCGATTCCCCTCCTTCTCGAATCCGATGTTAAACGGTACAGGCACTGGTTCATAGCGTGACTTACTAATTACTCTCCTTCCATTTGTTACAATGAATGGCCTAGCAGAAGCTGGGGAGGGAACTGGCCCAAATGTGCATTCATCAATTTCAAAATCCTCGCTATAAAGTTGTGGAATGTAGGAGTTCTCGATCGGAACAAGTGGCTTAATCAAATGCCTATGAGACCGTCTGCTCCTAAGAGCGCCTCGACCTCTTCCAGGTCCAGAACCAAGACCAGGACTCCTTGGAGAGATCTCAACAGCTGAACCATCTCGAAAGGCATCCATCAGATTCTTGCCTTTACCATCTTCCCTACCACCACTTGCAAGCATCTTCTCCTCGATGTTCTGTGAGCCACTCCTCTTAAAGATCCAAGGCTGCAAGCTCAAAAGGGACCCAGGATCTCTGACATACTCGCCGGGGCTAACCGACACAGCGCTAGTACTACCGCTAGTCGAAGCAACATTTCGACCCGCCGAGCCACCAAACCGTGAGTGAACCAAGCTTCTTCTTGGAGTATTGCAAGGCGCATTCTCCTCGTCGAAACCGAAGTCCCGGACAAGCTGCCCAAGAACCATCCTGTGAAATGAGCTTCTCCCCGGTTCCGGGTTCTTGTGGCTACTTCCATTATTATCCATCGCAAACCTGGCAATGGCTCGCTAATCCTTCAGCGAAAGCAGAGCCATTTTCTCACTCCGGAGCTGGAACAGCAGCCGCCGTACCAGACCTAAGCG from Oryza brachyantha chromosome 12, ObraRS2, whole genome shotgun sequence encodes:
- the LOC102705124 gene encoding uncharacterized protein LOC102705124; amino-acid sequence: MDNNGSSHKNPEPGRSSFHRMVLGQLVRDFGFDEENAPCNTPRRSLVHSRFGGSAGRNVASTSGSTSAVSVSPGEYVRDPGSLLSLQPWIFKRSGSQNIEEKMLASGGREDGKGKNLMDAFRDGSAVEISPRSPGLGSGPGRGRGALRSRRSHRHLIKPLVPIENSYIPQLYSEDFEIDECTFGPVPSPASARPFIVTNGRRVISKSRYEPVPVPFNIGFEKEGNRNISKIPESVIGITSLPELKKSKRARQGFQNATMDLSGIQTTKPSKPTGLIDRLRIFSTGVSIGIISSILSNKNELDTLKSTLKRMENLVQDLHDELEMRDGLTVKELPNEVSVEHADDESKAHLIDSGPMSKIEEELEAELARLELNITSKCLEEQTFDFSEVDQDLIGDIVQGELKIDMARRDLTDYSSESDHGRDSRESSPDCTHDANYPVSPRDLSIRLHKVIQQRLEERIKELETALAQSEKQTEVQVVATEQILCERTCSDSNSGSPNQESPVYIQETNSLAEPFCLNLAGDALEAYDEAYEEFMRIADSPCTTSTNGKPQVHEEYSVDRSLIWGMEDGSARKLKKVPTWEQILKSEEPNRTRESDGDDEDESEDDDDQDSKMLIQQIVERTKQGSPVLIHAQRILFSVDD